Genomic DNA from Ilyobacter polytropus DSM 2926:
TTTTTCTGGACTTTTTTCAAAAATATCCGTCAGAATAGCAGAAAGCTGATTATTTATGCTGCTCTCGTAAATTTCTAATTTCATGGAACTATAATTTTCTACATAATTTTTTATATATCTTATAGCCAAATTAGTATGTACATACTGACTGTTTATACCTACCAAAAGTATTTTACTCATAATTTACCTCTTCTTTTCGTTATCTTTTTGAAATTTCATATGCTCATCATAAGTTTTACTAAAATAATGACTTCCGTCTCCCTTTGCAACAAAAAATAGATAATCTGTCTCAAGGGGTTTAAAAGCAGCCTCTACAGACAGGTAATCGGGATTACATATAGGGGCTGGTGGCAGTCCTTTGTACATGTACGTATTATAAGGGGAATCTATTTCTAAATCCTTGTAATACATCCTTCTTTTGGCGTATCCATATAGATAATTTACTGTCGCATCTGAAGCAAGTTTCATTCCTATCTTGAGTCTATTATGGAACACTGAAGATATCAACTTTTTTTCAGCTGTCAACTGAGCTTCCCTCTCTATTATAGATGCCAAAATAAGCATTTTATAAAATTCTTCTCTATCTGGATATTTTTCTTTAGGAAATTTTTTTAAAAATTCTCCTAAGAAAATATCAGCTATTTCATTTTCACTAGAGCCTTCAGGAATAAAATAAGTTTCAGGGTATAAATACCCTTCGAAATTTCCATTAGGCGTAGGATAATAAAAATCTTTTTCAGATAAAACCCTCTGAAAAGTTTCTTTTTCCACAAGTTTATTTTTTTCAAGAGAATCTAATATTTCACTATAGGAATATCCCTCTGGAATTGTAAATTTAATCATTTTGTATCTTCCCTCTTCTAAGAGGTCTACTATATCCTTTATACTATAATCTCCATTGAGTTCATAATAACCCGCTTTTATATCTCTTCCGCCTTTTCTTATCTTTACATATATTTTAAATAAGATACTCTCAGATATTGGAAGAGACTTAAGGGATGTTTTCAATGGAAGCTTTTTATCAATCTCTAAAATTTGGCTATAATGTCTTTTGTTGATATTAATTCCCCAAAATAAAAAAGCAGTCATAATGAGAAAAATCAATAATACAAAGTTTAACCACATTTTTTTCATAAAAACTCCTTTATATAGCAAAGGGAGTATCTCTACTCCCTTCAATTGTTTATCTTCTTGCTTTTGCCTTTTCAACTAATGGTTTTCTTCCTTTTCTTTCTTTTTTGAAAGTTTCAAGAATCTCTTCAGCCTCTATAAAAGGAACTGTCATAAATGAGAAGTTTTCATAAACCTCTACTTTCTTTATCTTATGCTCAGAAATTGTAGTTTTTTTCTTTATCATATCAACTATTTTTTTAGGAGTTATTTTATCTTTTTTACCAAGAGCTATAAATAATCTTGATTTACCAGTTTTATCAACCTGTACATTATCTATATCTCTGTAATTATTCTCATCTAGAAGATCTTGGTAAGAATGAGTCAAAAGAGCTGCAACTACATCTGCAGGGCTTTCTCCCTCTAATAGCTCTTCGGCCATTTCTTGGAATCCTTCATATTTTCTTTCATCTAAAATTTCATTAAGTTCTTCACGCATTCTGTTTTTCTTAGCCTGAATTACTTCTTTTACTCCAGGAACCTTTTCTTTTCTTATTTCTGTCTTTACAATTCTTTGGATCTGAAGTATTTTTCTGTATTCAGATGGAGTGATAAAGGTAATTGCAGTTCCCTCTTTTCCTGCACGTCCTGTTCTTCCAATTCTGTGAACATAACTTTCAGGATCTTGTGGTATTGCGTAGTTTATTACATGGCTAAGATCATTTACATCTATTCCTCTAGCAGCTACGTCTGTAGCTATTAGAACATTTATCTTTTTCTCTTTAAATCTTTTAAGAGTGATCTCTCTGTGGTTTTGAGATATATCCCCGTGAAGTCCTTCAGAGTCATATCCTCTGTCCTGTAGTTTACCCACAAGAACATTAACGTCATTTTTTGTTCTACAGAAAACTATTCCGTAAAAATCAAGTTCTAAATCCATAATTCTGCATAGGGCTTCGAACTTGTCCTTTTCTTTAACTTCAAAATATATCTGGTCTGTGAGGTTTGTAGTAAGTTCAGTTTTCTTTACTGCAAGTACTTCGTGTTCTCCCATATGTTTTTTAGCAACTCTTAATATCTCTTTTGGCATAGTTGCAGAGAAAAACAACATTCTCTTATCTTTGCTGGTATTTTGAAGAATCATCTCTACGTCTTCTAAGAATCCCATGTTCAGCATCTCATCAGCTTCATCTAGTATAAAGTAGTCTATCTTGTCTAGTTTTAAGATCTTTCTGTTCATTAGATCTATTACTCTTCCTGGAGTACCTACTACTACGTCGATTCCTCTTCTTAGCTGTTTAATTTGAAACTCTATAGACTGTCCTCCGTAAACTGGAGCTATTCTCAAGTTTCTTCCGTGAGACAGTGAGTTCATCTCTTCAGCTACCTGAACGGCAAGTTCTCTTGTAGGAGCTAAAACTATTGCTTGTATGGATCCTGTACTTTTCTCTATTTTTTCAAGAATCGGCAGGGAGAACGCAGCTGTTTTACCGGTTCCTGTTTGAGCCTGACCGATAACATCTTTATCTCCATTTAATAATACTGGTATTGTCAAAGCCTGAATTGGACTCGGCTTTTCAAACCCCTTTTCTAGCAATGGTCTTAGAGTTTTTTCACTCAAACCAAGTGCTTTAAATTCTTTTAATTTTTCCATTATTCACTTCCTTTTCATTTAAATAATTTATTTAGCATTTCATTATAACATATTTTCGAAAAAAATACACTACCCTGAATAAATAGAAAGAGGGGGATCCCCCCCTCTATACCGACATAGCTTCCATAATATTTAATATATGGTCCCTCATTCTTCTATAGTGATTAAGTATATCCATGTAACCTGTACTTAGCATAGCAGGCATTTTATTTTCGCCTACTCTTTCCATATGATCGTTTCTGGCTTTTTTATATTCATTTTTTATATCAGTTGCTTTTCTCATAGCCTCTATTAGTCTATCTTTATCATTGGTTTTATATGCCTCATTTACAAATAAAAAGAAATCAGACACTTTTTCATGAACTTTTCTAAGATCATTTATTTTTGTTT
This window encodes:
- the mltG gene encoding endolytic transglycosylase MltG, coding for MKKMWLNFVLLIFLIMTAFLFWGININKRHYSQILEIDKKLPLKTSLKSLPISESILFKIYVKIRKGGRDIKAGYYELNGDYSIKDIVDLLEEGRYKMIKFTIPEGYSYSEILDSLEKNKLVEKETFQRVLSEKDFYYPTPNGNFEGYLYPETYFIPEGSSENEIADIFLGEFLKKFPKEKYPDREEFYKMLILASIIEREAQLTAEKKLISSVFHNRLKIGMKLASDATVNYLYGYAKRRMYYKDLEIDSPYNTYMYKGLPPAPICNPDYLSVEAAFKPLETDYLFFVAKGDGSHYFSKTYDEHMKFQKDNEKKR
- a CDS encoding DEAD/DEAH box helicase — protein: MEKLKEFKALGLSEKTLRPLLEKGFEKPSPIQALTIPVLLNGDKDVIGQAQTGTGKTAAFSLPILEKIEKSTGSIQAIVLAPTRELAVQVAEEMNSLSHGRNLRIAPVYGGQSIEFQIKQLRRGIDVVVGTPGRVIDLMNRKILKLDKIDYFILDEADEMLNMGFLEDVEMILQNTSKDKRMLFFSATMPKEILRVAKKHMGEHEVLAVKKTELTTNLTDQIYFEVKEKDKFEALCRIMDLELDFYGIVFCRTKNDVNVLVGKLQDRGYDSEGLHGDISQNHREITLKRFKEKKINVLIATDVAARGIDVNDLSHVINYAIPQDPESYVHRIGRTGRAGKEGTAITFITPSEYRKILQIQRIVKTEIRKEKVPGVKEVIQAKKNRMREELNEILDERKYEGFQEMAEELLEGESPADVVAALLTHSYQDLLDENNYRDIDNVQVDKTGKSRLFIALGKKDKITPKKIVDMIKKKTTISEHKIKKVEVYENFSFMTVPFIEAEEILETFKKERKGRKPLVEKAKARR